The genomic stretch TCAAAAGGTTTTACAAAATCTACGGAAAAAACGTTCCCGAAAACATTATGCCCATGAGTATCCAGGATTTGGGCAATAGTTCCGTAGCTACGGTACCTACACTTTATGATATGGTACTTAAAGGAAAACTGCCCGAACATGAAGTAAAAAAAGGAGACGTTGTAATTTTTGCGAGTGTCGGTGCCGGAATGAACGTGAATGCGATTGTTTATAGATGTTGATCTAGAACAGCTTGCTCAAGTATCAAGTTCAAATTCAATACGCCCACCACTGACCACTGACTACTGAATACTGACTACTGAATACTTAAACCTAAAACTAATTTGGGATTTGTGATTTGTTTTTTGGAATTTTAGCCCATGTATGAAAACAACTTTCCGAACAAGCGATACAAGCATACGCTAGTGTTCTTGCAAAAACATATTGACCCTTCGGAATCCATCTTGGACCTTGGGGTCGAAAATCCATTTTCAGAAATAATGAAGTCCAATGGGTATTCGGTTACAAATACGACCGGAGAAGATCTTGACGTGGATTTTGAACATGTGGCGCAATCGGATGCCGATGTGGTAACCGCCTTTGAGATTTTTGAACACTTGGTGGCCCCCCTGAATGTTTTAAAAGAGGTAAAAGCAAAAAAATTGGTGGCCAGCATACCTATGCGACTATGGTTTTCACCAGCTTACCGCAGCAAGACGGACCCTTGGGACCGCCACTATCACGAGTTCGAGGATTGGCAATTTGATTGGCTCTTGGAAAAAGCCGGTTGGACCATCAAGGATTCGGCCAAATGGACCAACCCCACCAAAAAAATCGGAATACGTCCCATATTGCGGTATTTTACCAATAGGTATTATATTGTTTATGCTGAAAGAGAAATATAGTTTCTGCTTCTGAGCGTGTTAAGGAGTCCTTTCTGGTTTGACCGAGTTCCGGATTTTAGCATCACAAGGGTTACCCCACTGACTACTGACTACTGACTACTGACTACTGACTACTGACTACTGACTACTAAACTTAAAACTAATTTGGGATAAGTCCCGGGATTTTTGGAATTTTAGCCAATGCGTATCAGTATTGTT from Flagellimonas oceani encodes the following:
- a CDS encoding class I SAM-dependent methyltransferase, translated to MYENNFPNKRYKHTLVFLQKHIDPSESILDLGVENPFSEIMKSNGYSVTNTTGEDLDVDFEHVAQSDADVVTAFEIFEHLVAPLNVLKEVKAKKLVASIPMRLWFSPAYRSKTDPWDRHYHEFEDWQFDWLLEKAGWTIKDSAKWTNPTKKIGIRPILRYFTNRYYIVYAEREI